In Lycium ferocissimum isolate CSIRO_LF1 chromosome 7, AGI_CSIRO_Lferr_CH_V1, whole genome shotgun sequence, the sequence TCAGACTCTTGGGATGCCCACGGTAATTAATTCCGCACAGAACTGCTCGTTTTCGTCCATGTACTGATGGAGGTCGCATATTATTAATCTGCGGTGACATGTTGAATTGTTGAGGCTGAGAATTATAAGCATTTGGACTCATCCTTCCTGGCCTTGTAGGAAAAGCTGGAAATCCTTGGCTCATATTGTTATTGCCAGTGGGGAAATTAGCAAAGCCATTGTTTCTTGCAGGTTGGAGTTGTGTAACAGATTGGCACCTTGGACAGCTAATTGTTTGTGCTCCAAAGGGAGCTGCCATCTTCATGCCGCACCACTGGCATTTGCATCTCCTGCTGTCCATTATCTCTAGGGTGATCAAAGTGGAGTCCCTCTTGTTTTGATTACTTGAGATGATCAATCAAGATACATATGGGAGgcatatatatatggcacaggtGGATGCATGATTTAAATTTCATGGGTGCAAATTCGAAATTCTACCacaacttttttatttaattatttagcGAATCTTTTAACTCATATACAAATTTGCAAGATTTGAGGTAAAAATACTGGGTCCGGGTGAACCCCTACCTTGCCTGTTTTATATTAAGGGCATTAATGATTTTAGTGCAATAAACTAAAAGTTAGATGAACATGGTTAAATTAACCCCATATTAATATCTATCAAAGTGGGCAATTAAGCACTTTCAAGAGATTCAATACATGTATCTAGCTTAGTTTATCTCCTTGTGCTTTGTGTGTCAAATTAGCAAAAAGCTTTATTCTCTTTCTGTTGTGGTGATGGAGAAAAAAGAATAGATCTATTTGCGCCTTTCGGCAAGATAGATTCATCTTTGTATTTTCTAAAGGTATGATCTTTTTTCATGATTGGGTATTGTATTCTCTCAGAACCTTGAGAATTTCTTTAACTTTCCAGTGTACTTTATCCCTCTGAGTGCATTGTGTGGGGCATACTCCTCAAATGGGTTACTTATATCATTCATTGAATTTTGGAAAGAAATGAGTTGGGTTTTGATGAGAGTATCATAACGGAAAGTTGTTCAACTGTTTGAGAAGATAAATGCCAATTTTTTGTGGGAATGGGCATATTTCACTGCTAATGTAGTCAAAGAATCATATTAGTGTTTCGTGAAGAATTAATATTTTCGAGAATCCAAATTTTGCTAGACAATTTATATATAACACGTTGCCTTAGGAATtgttaaattaagaaaaaataatctttttataATTATGTTGTTTCGTCTTTGATTGTAGAAAACTAATATCAGGAGCAACTGTTAGAGTTTGCCTGAATTTCCtactttatttgaattttaccagaattgtgttttacttcaaaaagattttcttgatagaaaaggttttctttgtacaaaagGATTCTGCCATATCTAACCTTTTCTTGTAGGAGAAGTTTTGAACTTCTATAAATAGGAGATCCTTTCTTCTCATAaacaacacaatagcatccacaatgtagtcatttaaagagttttgtttaggggagatttttctctcaaatagttttttatgcttttagattagttttcaaatgtagatcaattgatcaaaccTTGTTAGAATATTATGCGGTTTTagtatgtttttctttgttaTCTGATTTATCGTGGTTCAATGTTCGCAATTGatagcttccgcatgacgccctGTTATTTTGATCCCAACAGCAACTAGGAAAATGAATATGTGATATCCAtcttattccataatgcgataaAGCGAAAATAGATCTCTTGGGCTTttataatttgaatagaagaaaatatctttttcaAAGAAGATCTCTTGTAAAGTGGTCACAAAACTAAAATGAGTTTGTAAAGGACTAAAAGTCCATTTCTCCCAAAATTGTCCTGATCTCCAAATCCAGTAAGCAGAAGTAGATCCAAGATTTAAGCGTTCAACCTTTAAAGTATTTAGTATTAAATCAGTTGTATTTTAAAGTTATATGTTCATATCTACTGTCGCACCTAAGATCCAAAGGAATCGCTTGAGAACTAACTGGATACTTGAAGTCAGTTTGTGTGCACATAGCCTTATCTTTTCTTTGCAATTTTCGTGGAtgtttacatataaatttatgctcTACGTCAAAACTACAATGTTTAGATGAATCCGGAACCAGTACCCTGCATGAGTCTCCGCCTGTAATTCGATAGATCTTTTTGCCATGTTTGCTCCGGCTTCTTAATTTTGGCATTTTACGAGGGAATTAGCTTGGATCGATTAAACTTAAAACTGCACTTTATCAACTTTTGAAAGTGCCTTATTGGCCTGCATTAAGATTAATATCTATGGAATAATGAAGCAGAAGAAATTGAGGAGCTCGTAGAGGGAAGAATTAAAGAACATATTTTTGACTTCGTAGTTGCATGAGCTGGTGAATTGAGCTATTCCACATAGGTTCCTTGATTGATCAATCATGTAACTTTGAGCTTTCAGCTTAGGTTTTCGTCTTATGAATAAGTAGAATTCGAACTAGTAAATGAGAAGTTTTTAAATATTGTCTATGTGTAGTTGATCTCCTTTACATGCTGCCAAAGTTATCCCATCtatctgatatatatataggttcgTTGAAATTTGAATTGAGTCTTAAGGGACACAAATCTGCAGTTCACTTTTAATGAATCATAGTACATTTGgacatttttcaaatttgaattaAGTCTTAAGGGACACAAATCTGCAGTTCACTTTTAATGAATCATAGTACATTTGGACATTTTTCTGAGTTTAACTAGTTTTACTTGTAGGATCTTTTCTAATTCGAACAATAATAGCACCATCCAAGATCAAAAGGTTTTCAAATTGGGCGAGACTCGTCTGCAAGAGGAAAACCAATTCATAAAAGAGAAAATAGTATCCTCATTTATAAGGAGAAGACATAAAGAATAACGACGGACAGAGTGCCAGAAGGCTCTCGGGGAAGAGGCAAATATAGACAGTCTTACCTCTTTACTGGAGAAGCtgattcaaaaattcaaaatgaatTCTAATACCTATGGTACATAGATGCTTTTGCTTCCCTTATCATTTATCTTATAACTTATTCTCATTTATTTAAGAAATCAGCTTTCTGTTAAAAGCTTGCTTGAGATATCTCTTGAAAAGGCTACCAAATTTTGGTGTGCTTACTGCCAATTAGGAGTAACATACGAGtcatttgcatatatgacagtTATCATATATCTTAGTGGTACCAACTGAAATGGAAGAACTGTATTTTAACTCCTAACTAGGATGCTAGAATTTGCTTTTAatgttcttttctttattattctCCTCCAACTTTAGCTTAGATGATAgtttcttccttgacatcataCTTAATTAAGTTGCCTCAATTGAAAAATGCAGAAATAAAAAGTTCAGAAGTATTTTTCGATCATAAAAGCTCTGTTTGAATTTGAACTGCGCGTTAACTGCAGTATTACTGGAAAGATACATCAGTcctattttagaaaaaaaaaaaaagattttccaTCACCAAAGATGTGGTGCAGCGGATGGGGCTGCTCCTCCCTTAACCAGAGGTCTCGGGTTCAAGACCTGGGTATGGAAAATTCTTGGTTGGGAgcgctcccccccccccccccgcccgaATGTGGTCCTACGCAGCGCGAATCGGGATATAGTCTGGCTCCAATGCGGGTACCGGACACCGgtaggaaaccaaaaaaaaaaaaaaagatttccgTTACATATACTGACAGTCTAACAGGCATAAGCAAAGAGGAGTTCTTCTGTATgcttatatatacaaaaaatctTATGATAAAAATTAGTGAAGACCCTGCTATGGACTTGGAAAGGACACCATCAGAACAGAGTtctttatttgaaaactatCAATTATTAACTCAGAGACACAGATACATATTATAGAGTCAGAATCAGCACAGAAAATGCAAAAGAGAGAATTTTGATGCAAATCTTTGGATTGCCTTACCGAAAAAAGATAAAGAGTAAAAAAATGGAAGCAATAtaaaagacaaatatgaaaCAAGCAGCACCCTCCTTTTATGATGGAACTGGAAACATCTAGGTTCAAATTCATCTTTCTGCTGTAGACTTAGAGCTTGAACTTTGTGTTAGTGTCAAATTTTTCAGAAGATGATAATACCGGTTCCTGCACAAGTTTAAATGTGATAATACAGTATCAGATCAGAAAAATAGATAAGCAAAATTTTCTGTAAACTTTACAAATAATTAATGCTTATTGATGAGAATTACAGTACTTTTAAATCTTTGACGCATATGCAAGTACTAAACTGCCGCTGAAAAACGTTCTGGATTAACGCTCACAGGTTATAACAAaagtttttccattttttttttacatttgcCTGAAATTGAAATTTATGGTTGCGTATCTTCCTAGAAAGTTCAAGTTGAGAAAAAGTGCAGAACTACTCTCTGTTTTACATACTGAAAATGTAATTGCTTTGAAGTATCAAGTCACTTAAAAGATGATAAAAGGTAACTATTCATAATAAGTGGAATTAGTAACCTGGAAAATAAGGTGACTAACCTTCTCAAGTAGGTTAAATTGCACTGATTGTGTAAAATTCATTTTAATTGTCATATAAGTTACTAGGCCCTTAGAACTATAGCATTAATTGATGCAGGATAATTTCGAGAATGAATATTTCAGGCAGGGAGATGAGTTACCTGGTCTATCTTGCGTTGGAATACCTTCAGCAGTGGACATCTAGCTTTGTCAACCTTTTCGATTTCGTTGTGCATATAATCAAGTAATTCTTGGTATGTTATATTTGCGTTTTCCTTGAGAGCTTTTATAAATGTGTAAGTCATAGCGCCCATCATCGTTTTTTCTGGAGAGAAAGCCTgcataatattcatattatgGTACTTGGCGATAGGGTACGTAAATCAATCATATGAAGAACCGATCAAAGGGATAGAAACAAATATTACAGAGGTATCTGCAGCTAGTTGATTATCCCTGCAAGCACTGAAACCGATGGCCCTTCCACCACTCGTACCCTTATTAGTTCTGGATGGGGGTCTGTTATCATCCCACCTTTTCCTGTTAAAATCCAGATAACTGACATAAGCGGTGTGATCGAAAATGCTACTGATATCAGGATTCTGCTGCAATATTATTAAAGCTTGTTCCTGATGGAAAATGTTTACAGTTTCTCTCATTTGTAGGGTTAACTAGTAGAAGATTATAGTTTAAGCTCATCTGAAGAGAAAAGTAAAAtgcataacaaatcataataAAAAAATGAGTAAATATATGATCCTGTCATTTTTCCAGGTGATAAAACTGTCAGGATTAGATTTTTCTCAATAAATAGTTGGGACAATTAGTTCGTGTGGACATTATAACATGTTAAATAAGGAGAACTAGTTACTTCAAAAAATAAAGTAGGTAACCTGCTATAACATGTTAAATTATACCGTAGTGTCTTAACATTGTTAGTGTAAATAGGTTAAATCCTATGTATATGAAGAATCCAAGTTTGTAGAAACATATGAAACAACTTTTAGAAACTAAAAAGAACTTTGGGATGGTAAGAACATACTCTCTGTTGTATACCCAAGGTAAATCGAGAATAGTTCCACTATGACAAGAGTCGATGATAGCATGAAGTGTAACACCTGGAGTTAGTGGTTTAACAAGAATATCATTGATGGCATTATCAAGGATCATGCCTTTAGTCCTAAAGTCGAGAGGACAGATCGTTTCATCAAAACCATCTAGCTCATCTTCAATAAAATCAGGTTGTCGTAAGCCGTGTCCTGAGAAGTAGAACACCAACGAGTCACCCGATTTAAGGTCTGTCATTAGCCACTTGAAAGCCTCTAGGATGTTTCTCCTAGTTGGAGGTTTATATGCTGCTTCTTCTGCAAGTTGTTTCCATTCAAAAGTAAGGTATGAAAATATTTCTTATTAATCATCATACTGGGAGGTAGATTCAGGatttaaatttgatattttaggttCTTATTCCTAAACCCATTACACTTCCAGGATCTAGGATTATGGATTCAGAATTTTGTATTTGTTGAAAATTTAGTGCTTTCTACGtatataatttcataaaatattaaatacaGAACTTATAAGTTCAAGTGCAATTTGTTCAGTGTTAAGAACCTTAAAAACTGAACCACAAATAAATCATGAATCTGCTTCTGATCATACTAGCAATAGAGAAACGGGAATACCTGCTAGAATGAGAATGGATTCCTCTGAAAAGCTAAATTTTTGAACCAGCAAGTTCCTCATGCTGTTTACATCATGCAGAGTTCCTCTAAGCCTgaatttctccttcttgtaaGACACCCCACAAAGAAGTGCACGCTTCCCACTTGGTGGTGGCTTTGTGAAAATAAGAGACAAACGTGGACTAGTACTTGGAGAACGCGATAGACTGTTCGTTCTCGAACTGTTTCTCCTAATTTTATCTCTGAATCTTCTCATTTTAGAACTGAATCTACCATGTTCTTGGACTGGCAGTGAACTGTCACTATTGCCTAGAGGAATCAGATTGCCACAATGGCAACGAAATAGTTTACTTTGTGCTGGCAGTGGCAGTTGCTGTTGACATTTTTGACATGTCATAGACATTATTTGTAAGTTATAAACTAGCTTTGCTCAGTAAGTAAAGTCAGCAGAGCATAAGTAAGCACTAGGCCAAGTCACTTCACTAGTTGCACAAGTTAGTGAAAGAATGTGGATTGATCAATGTTACTCTATTTAATTAATAAGTAAAAGCAGGAAGATATTCATAAACTTTTTATCAAAATGTGAACATGAGCTGTCCACTTCTCCAAAAGCAAGCCATTTCTAATTGTTTTTTGGTTGATTCTCAATTAAGCTTGTCCCTGCACTTCTACATCGTTGAAATTCTTGTGAACTAGAAAGAAGATGCTGCTACAGAAGCCGGGGATGGAACTGGCTTTGCCTTTCCCATCTCTTTTTGGAAAGTGTAGATTCCTATATTTAGTGTCTCAGTGGTGGAGCCAGAAATTTATATAAGAGGACTCAAAAATATAGTAGGACTTGAGATTTGAACTTGTGACCTTAAGCAACTTCTGAAGCCATGTATGCTACATTAGAATTTTTCCTTATGTCAAGGGGATTCAACAActtatgtatatacattaaATTTTGTTTGATCCTATTTACATTGAACCCCCTTCCCTCCACCTAATTCCGCCACTAATTCCGCCACTGAGTGGCTGAGCACAATAGCATATTCAGAACCTTGCCTTGATCACTGAACCGAAAATACAAGGTAATCTCTAGGACTTCATCTTTCGTCTAGACCGATCAATTCATTGGAACGAAGTATGAAGGAATTGATTGAAGTTTGACATGAAGTTATGCTCTAGATAGTACAACTAGTTGTCCTCAGATTGGACGTCTACCTAGCTCACATGTTCCGTACTCCGAAAAGGTCGGAATAAGTTCCGTTGTATATTTGCTCccgataaaaagaaaaaaaaaaaaaaagatactgtACTTTATTCCATTTACATGTATAGATGAATACTCGAAGGACTATTTAGGAGTTAACGTGTAAAATGAAGGATAGAACAAATGGTCGACAAAGCGACTTTATTCTTGCTTATATCTAAAGCAAAATATAATGCATTCCCCAGAAAGTCCCTGCTCTTTACGATCATCAAGATTCTGATATGATGAGTGAGATTAATTTGTCAAATGCAAGTGTGAGGGTGAAAAAGGGATTTTATATTTGAACGACCAGCAAGTACAGTAGGCACTAATACTATTCATCAAGAACAAAACATTTAGTTTTGAAAACAATTCTTTCTGTTCTTCAAAACAACCAAGTCTAACTgtttgttttaagaaaataaagatagtTATACGCTAAAATTTTGTAGTGAAGTATATCTAACACCACCCTGAAGTATACGTGGCATAAGTATTCTCACTTATCCAGAGGCGACAACATCAACAAGAATCACTATTTGTTTAGCACAACAAGGTCCAATTAACAAGAACCATATCTCTCACAGCAAATCTAAAAAGAATCTCCCTAAATTAGTTTAAAACATTCACAATTAAAAAGCAAGATGCTTTTGTTCTTCTGTCCAAAAGGAAGACGAATAGAAGTCCAGAATTAATCtcatgagaaaaagaaaaggatctTTCCGCAGCCAATTTCATATTCTAATGTTCCTTTACATTATAAATGAAGGATAATGAACAAGATGCTCATCTTCACAAGTGGACTGAAATACTCGTGTCCCTTTtactagttctgatcatctggAAAGACTTTCTATGGTTGACTCCACTGCGTATAACTGTTCTCAAATCTAGTCTAGTAAGAGCCTGTTTCTCAAATcaaattggaattggtgtaattactaccctagtaattataCAGTACTGTAATTATAACTACCTGTTTGTTTATCATAATATAATTACAACAGAATTACAAGCATCGTTTGGCCGTACGTTCGTAATTACACgcttagtttaatttaaaactaaaatttaattataaaaaatttaaaattaatatttaaaaaatatgtgcctttataaatgatattaaattagttatttaataatacattattttttgaaaatatgttaatgaataatcatatatttgtaactaatattgtaaaaaataattgatatataatttgaaattaataatattttaattttaattgattataaaaattaaaagcatacttttttgtgagaacaacATGAGATTGGAggtttgacaaaaaaagaatatttataaatgtaatgtcataacactattcaaatgtttgacaataattctatcaactgtaagccgaaaaataaacaaatacgCAACGCGAAATAACAAATTAATACgtactaaagaaatatttttaaaatcgaaaatacaacctaaattcaaaatccgaaagaatatttttaacatactactcttatgtcaaattctaaCGTTACATAAGAGCTTtcaacgtaacataagtaaatactcctataattcaaagtaaagggaaaatataagtcaataacctcattcacaacgaaattctactttaataatgTCACTTTTTATATATCAAGTTTgctaatgactcattctttctaatattaagagatgtagtttcaaaaaattagaatattaacacggttatgctaaatgaataaaattaaaaattaaaaaaaaaatacgagcaattacatggaaccacaagaagaaAGGTTAGaatgaagaaaggaaatgaaatataaattctataaaaga encodes:
- the LOC132064687 gene encoding metacaspase-1-like; protein product: MSMTCQKCQQQLPLPAQSKLFRCHCGNLIPLGNSDSSLPVQEHGRFSSKMRRFRDKIRRNSSRTNSLSRSPSTSPRLSLIFTKPPPSGKRALLCGVSYKKEKFRLRGTLHDVNSMRNLLVQKFSFSEESILILAEEAAYKPPTRRNILEAFKWLMTDLKSGDSLVFYFSGHGLRQPDFIEDELDGFDETICPLDFRTKGMILDNAINDILVKPLTPGVTLHAIIDSCHSGTILDLPWVYNREKRWDDNRPPSRTNKGTSGGRAIGFSACRDNQLAADTSAFSPEKTMMGAMTYTFIKALKENANITYQELLDYMHNEIEKVDKARCPLLKVFQRKIDQEPVLSSSEKFDTNTKFKL